One part of the Cupriavidus oxalaticus genome encodes these proteins:
- a CDS encoding HNH endonuclease → MSRERSRKLVAAKKAAVLQATGRLACEACSFDFKEAYGDMAADMCEVHHVEALCTRASATITTLDELAILCANCHRVIHATKPMWPVSRLAERLRRSKGQPPRSRPSE, encoded by the coding sequence ATGAGCCGTGAGCGAAGTCGCAAGCTGGTAGCAGCCAAGAAGGCGGCCGTACTCCAAGCTACGGGGCGGTTGGCCTGCGAGGCGTGCAGCTTCGATTTCAAAGAGGCCTACGGCGACATGGCAGCCGATATGTGTGAAGTGCACCATGTAGAGGCGCTCTGTACACGAGCTAGCGCAACAATCACTACTCTCGATGAGTTGGCGATCCTCTGCGCCAATTGTCACCGGGTAATCCACGCGACGAAGCCAATGTGGCCGGTATCTCGGCTTGCGGAGCGTTTGAGGAGGAGCAAGGGCCAGCCGCCGCGGTCGCGGCCGTCCGAGTGA